A DNA window from Paenibacillus sp. HWE-109 contains the following coding sequences:
- the rplU gene encoding 50S ribosomal protein L21: MYAIIETGGKQYKVQEGDVLYIEKLNAAEGEVVSFDRVFLVSKESGLVVGAPLVAGASVSAKVEKHGKGAKVIVYKYKPKKNYHKKQGHRQPYTRVVVEKIQA; the protein is encoded by the coding sequence ATGTACGCAATTATTGAAACAGGTGGTAAACAGTACAAAGTTCAAGAGGGCGATGTTCTTTACATCGAGAAATTGAACGCTGCTGAAGGTGAAGTTGTTTCTTTTGATCGTGTGTTCCTGGTTTCCAAAGAGAGTGGCTTAGTAGTAGGTGCTCCATTGGTAGCTGGTGCTTCAGTTTCCGCGAAAGTGGAGAAACACGGCAAAGGCGCTAAAGTCATCGTTTATAAGTACAAACCGAAAAAGAACTATCACAAAAAGCAAGGTCATCGTCAACCGTACACAAGAGTAGTTGTAGAGAAAATCCAAGCGTAA
- a CDS encoding Rne/Rng family ribonuclease, with the protein MKQLIIHCAPELTQAALLEDGRLVEYDTQYPLDSQRAGSIYMGRIVNVLPGMQAAFVDIGLAKNAFLYIDDLLPVHLDKQPKIKPSITELAEVGQTLMVQVTKDPQGTKGARVTTHISIPGRWIVYMPDADYIAISRKIDLEAERQRLKQLAEGSLLPGEGVILRTGSIGQSEESIRDDLQNLRDLWQTIRSKMEEAHAPAQLYQDLELLPRLTRDVISDDVNEVWLNEAKVYEEMRQLLRKQHPNWRGRVAYYDRKTPLFDQFGVTEELNVSFRRKIWLPSGGYLIIDQTEALTVIDVNTGRYTGSINLEQTVTDINREAAGEIPRLLRLRNIRGIIIVDFIDMISELNRAAVMDTMTQAVRKDRSKTIIVGWTKLGLLEMTRKRK; encoded by the coding sequence ATGAAGCAACTTATAATTCACTGCGCACCCGAACTTACACAGGCGGCATTGCTGGAAGACGGTCGTCTTGTTGAGTATGATACGCAGTATCCGCTTGATTCCCAAAGAGCAGGCAGCATCTACATGGGTCGCATCGTCAACGTTCTTCCCGGCATGCAGGCGGCATTCGTCGATATCGGACTTGCGAAGAATGCCTTTCTATATATAGACGATCTCCTCCCTGTCCATTTGGACAAGCAACCTAAGATTAAACCCTCCATAACGGAGCTCGCTGAAGTTGGACAGACGCTGATGGTGCAAGTTACCAAGGATCCCCAAGGTACCAAAGGTGCAAGAGTAACGACGCATATCTCCATTCCCGGTCGTTGGATTGTGTATATGCCGGATGCTGATTATATTGCCATTTCCCGCAAAATTGATTTGGAAGCGGAAAGACAGCGGCTCAAGCAATTGGCTGAAGGCAGTCTGCTGCCTGGTGAAGGCGTCATTCTTCGAACAGGATCCATCGGTCAAAGTGAAGAATCCATTCGCGATGATTTGCAAAATTTACGGGACTTGTGGCAAACGATTCGCTCCAAAATGGAGGAAGCGCATGCGCCAGCTCAGTTGTATCAAGATTTAGAACTCCTTCCCAGACTAACGCGGGATGTCATCTCGGATGACGTGAATGAAGTATGGCTCAACGAAGCCAAAGTGTATGAAGAAATGAGGCAGCTGCTTCGCAAGCAGCACCCCAATTGGCGAGGCAGAGTTGCTTATTATGACCGCAAAACCCCGCTTTTTGATCAGTTTGGCGTGACGGAAGAACTTAATGTTAGTTTCCGACGAAAGATTTGGCTGCCTAGCGGAGGTTATTTAATTATTGATCAAACCGAAGCGCTGACAGTTATTGATGTGAATACAGGCAGATATACCGGATCCATTAATTTGGAGCAGACAGTCACAGATATTAATCGAGAAGCAGCTGGAGAAATTCCAAGACTTCTGCGTCTTCGCAATATCAGGGGGATTATTATTGTGGATTTCATCGATATGATCTCAGAATTAAACCGCGCCGCTGTTATGGACACCATGACGCAAGCGGTACGCAAGGATCGCTCCAAAACGATTATTGTTGGTTGGACGAAGTTAGGCTTACTCGAAATGACGCGCAAACGCAAATAA